In one Parageobacillus genomosp. 1 genomic region, the following are encoded:
- a CDS encoding HAD-IA family hydrolase — protein sequence MREIPFAIIFDMDGTLFQTETVLVPALHKTFDRLRREALWQGDTPVEEYLRILGVPITEVWRQLMPEASEAVRKQADAWFLEDIIAEIEQGNGRLYPDVLTTLAALADQGIPLFVASNGRSRYLAAIRTAFRLERYFIDFYSLDRFSLPSKSALVKRLLNDYEIEKAVMIGDRCSDIQAAKDNGIWSIGCRFGFANDEELRGADIVIQRFGELSQLNLPSLVFRES from the coding sequence ATGAGGGAAATTCCCTTTGCCATTATTTTCGATATGGATGGCACGCTGTTCCAAACGGAAACCGTTCTTGTTCCTGCCCTACATAAGACGTTTGACCGTCTGCGCCGCGAAGCGCTATGGCAAGGGGACACGCCAGTCGAGGAATATTTGCGGATTCTTGGCGTTCCGATTACAGAAGTATGGCGCCAATTGATGCCGGAAGCGAGCGAAGCGGTGCGTAAACAAGCGGATGCTTGGTTTTTAGAGGATATCATTGCTGAAATCGAGCAAGGAAACGGACGACTATACCCAGACGTGCTCACGACGCTTGCGGCCCTTGCCGATCAAGGAATTCCGCTTTTTGTCGCAAGCAACGGGCGTTCCCGTTATCTCGCCGCGATTCGGACTGCCTTTCGGCTCGAACGCTATTTTATCGATTTTTACAGCCTCGATCGGTTTTCCTTGCCATCGAAATCGGCGTTAGTTAAGCGATTGTTGAATGATTACGAAATTGAAAAAGCGGTGATGATAGGGGATCGGTGTTCCGATATTCAGGCGGCGAAGGATAATGGGATTTGGTCGATTGGTTGCCGGTTTGGTTTTGCCAACGATGAAGAGCTGCGTGGGGCGGATATTGTGATTCAGCGGTTTGGCGAATTATCTCAGCTCAACTTGCCGTCTCTTGTTTTTAGAGAATCATAG
- a CDS encoding GNAT family N-acetyltransferase: MLELRRYSDFSLFKRDVLPFLEQHEGENNLPLGVIMNMKLEQKPLYMGTVNKDGKLALVLLQTHPRQLILSKSLPFADEEIEKIAKKLYESYPNIPGMIGEKWMATALAEKIAKLQHRRVHIQMKQRIYVLKQVKRPASQRGVLRPAQMSDMEMLCQWFVRFCEDVKLPTSAEEAAQAVQGSIANQQIYVWTVDGEPVSMARWARPTKTNVTINWVYTPPEKRNNGYASDCVAALTQQLLDSGYKTVSLYTDLDNPTSNKIYMEIGYEPVMDSMLLQFVKEETT, from the coding sequence ATGCTTGAATTGCGGCGATATAGCGATTTCTCACTGTTCAAACGGGATGTATTGCCGTTTCTTGAGCAACATGAAGGGGAAAACAATTTGCCGCTAGGTGTAATCATGAATATGAAGCTGGAACAGAAGCCGTTGTATATGGGAACAGTGAACAAAGATGGCAAGCTGGCGCTTGTCCTGTTGCAAACGCATCCGCGCCAGCTTATTTTGTCGAAATCGTTGCCATTTGCGGACGAAGAAATAGAGAAAATCGCGAAAAAGCTGTACGAAAGCTATCCGAATATACCGGGGATGATCGGCGAAAAATGGATGGCGACGGCGCTCGCGGAAAAGATCGCCAAGCTTCAGCACCGCCGTGTCCATATTCAGATGAAACAGCGGATTTATGTACTGAAACAAGTGAAAAGGCCTGCCTCTCAACGAGGCGTGCTGCGTCCGGCGCAAATGAGCGATATGGAAATGCTGTGCCAATGGTTTGTCCGGTTTTGTGAGGATGTTAAACTCCCGACATCCGCAGAGGAAGCGGCGCAGGCGGTGCAAGGATCGATCGCCAATCAGCAAATATACGTATGGACGGTCGATGGGGAGCCGGTTTCGATGGCGCGCTGGGCCCGCCCGACGAAAACGAATGTGACGATCAACTGGGTGTATACGCCGCCGGAAAAACGAAACAACGGGTACGCTTCCGATTGTGTGGCGGCATTGACGCAGCAGTTGTTAGATTCGGGATATAAAACCGTTTCGCTTTATACCGATTTAGATAATCCGACTTCGAATAAAATTTACATGGAAATTGGTTATGAGCCGGTGATGGATTCGATGCTGCTGCAGTTTGTGAAGGAGGAAACAACATGA
- a CDS encoding GNAT family N-acetyltransferase has product MVIRPLSNNESPPMPLLLLADPSEQLVLDYIQRGQCFVAETEGNIVGVYVLLPTRPKTAEIVNIAVMPEHQGKGIGKQLVQHAIETAKQQGYQTIEIGTGNSSIGQLALYQKCGFRITGIDKDFFVRHYEEPILENGIPCRDMIRLAQDLS; this is encoded by the coding sequence ATGGTAATTCGTCCTTTATCAAACAACGAATCTCCTCCAATGCCGCTACTATTATTGGCCGATCCATCCGAACAACTCGTTCTCGATTACATACAAAGAGGACAATGCTTCGTGGCGGAAACAGAAGGGAACATCGTTGGCGTGTACGTCTTGCTTCCGACACGTCCCAAAACCGCAGAAATCGTCAATATCGCCGTTATGCCCGAGCATCAAGGAAAAGGAATCGGAAAACAGCTCGTGCAGCACGCGATTGAAACAGCCAAACAACAAGGCTATCAAACGATAGAAATTGGCACCGGCAACTCAAGTATTGGACAGCTGGCGCTATATCAAAAATGCGGGTTTCGCATCACGGGGATTGACAAAGATTTTTTTGTCCGGCACTATGAGGAGCCTATTTTGGAAAACGGCATACCATGCCGTGATATGATTCGACTGGCGCAAGACCTATCATAA
- a CDS encoding 5-oxoprolinase subunit PxpA, whose product MTRIDLNCDFGESFGVYQLGEEEEILRYVTSVNIACGFHAGDPLVMRKTVRMALEKNVAIGAHPGFPDLLGFGRRNIAVTPEEAYAYVVYQIGALAAFVKAEGGTMSHVKPHGALYNMAAKDAALAEAIAKAVYDVDPTLILYGLAGSELIRAGKKFGLRTANEVFADRTYQQDGSLTPRSNPRAIIVDEHEAVQQVLTMVKEKRVRSLQGIDVAIEAETVCIHGDGKKAVLFAKRLYEALRKEGVVVCSIN is encoded by the coding sequence ATGACGCGCATTGATTTGAATTGCGACTTTGGCGAAAGCTTTGGAGTATACCAGCTCGGTGAAGAGGAGGAGATATTACGCTATGTCACATCTGTCAATATCGCCTGTGGCTTTCATGCCGGCGATCCGCTTGTCATGCGGAAAACGGTACGGATGGCGCTAGAAAAAAACGTAGCGATCGGCGCTCATCCGGGGTTTCCGGACTTGCTTGGCTTTGGCCGGCGCAATATCGCGGTCACTCCAGAGGAAGCGTATGCGTATGTTGTTTATCAAATCGGGGCGCTCGCCGCATTTGTGAAAGCGGAAGGAGGAACGATGTCGCACGTCAAACCGCACGGCGCCCTTTATAACATGGCGGCGAAAGATGCGGCGCTGGCCGAGGCGATCGCCAAAGCGGTGTACGATGTCGATCCAACCTTAATCCTGTACGGACTTGCCGGAAGCGAGCTGATTCGCGCCGGAAAGAAATTCGGCTTGCGCACAGCGAACGAAGTATTCGCGGACCGAACGTATCAACAAGACGGTTCATTGACACCAAGAAGCAACCCGCGTGCGATAATTGTCGATGAGCATGAAGCGGTCCAGCAAGTGCTTACCATGGTGAAAGAAAAACGCGTCCGCTCGCTGCAAGGCATCGACGTTGCGATTGAAGCGGAAACGGTATGCATTCACGGGGACGGCAAGAAAGCGGTGCTGTTTGCGAAGCGGTTATATGAAGCGTTGCGAAAAGAAGGTGTGGTCGTCTGTTCAATAAACTAG
- a CDS encoding biotin-dependent carboxyltransferase family protein, which produces MSTIQVIHSGFFTTVQDGGRFGYQKAGVSVGGVMDSFASRIANLLVENDANEATLEITMNGPTLRFETDALVAICGGAFRCALNGKPISMWKPLVIRRGDVLSIGACQSGYRAYIAFAGGLNIPLVMNSRSTHVQAHIGGFHGRALQPGDVLSLRSNTITIPKNPIRWGIAFSERNYINGKRKIVRVVEGPEYHMFTEQSQKRFFSSVYEVTTQSDRMGYRLQGQVLRRKDDTEMISEAVAFGTVQVPASGQPIVLMADCQTTGGYPRIAQVIAADLPILAQARPGDIIQFQPVSWQEARQLYTEREQQMKRWKRMIQQKWREVHDAH; this is translated from the coding sequence ATGAGCACGATTCAAGTAATACATAGCGGATTTTTCACAACCGTGCAGGACGGGGGACGATTTGGATATCAAAAAGCCGGTGTATCTGTTGGAGGAGTGATGGATTCGTTTGCGAGCCGGATTGCGAATTTGCTTGTCGAAAATGACGCGAATGAGGCGACATTAGAAATTACGATGAACGGTCCGACGCTTCGCTTTGAAACGGACGCGCTCGTTGCGATTTGCGGCGGCGCGTTTCGCTGTGCATTAAACGGCAAACCAATATCGATGTGGAAACCGCTTGTCATCCGACGCGGTGATGTGTTATCGATCGGAGCGTGTCAAAGCGGCTATCGTGCATATATCGCGTTTGCGGGCGGGCTTAACATTCCGCTTGTGATGAACAGCCGTTCTACACATGTACAAGCGCACATCGGCGGTTTTCATGGAAGAGCGCTGCAGCCGGGGGATGTATTGTCCCTGCGATCCAATACGATAACGATTCCAAAAAATCCTATTCGTTGGGGGATTGCTTTTTCAGAAAGAAATTACATAAACGGGAAGAGAAAAATTGTTCGCGTTGTAGAAGGTCCGGAATATCACATGTTTACAGAGCAAAGCCAAAAACGATTTTTTTCTTCCGTGTATGAAGTGACGACGCAATCGGACCGCATGGGCTATCGCCTGCAAGGACAAGTGCTTAGGCGAAAAGATGATACCGAGATGATTTCGGAAGCGGTCGCGTTTGGAACGGTGCAAGTGCCCGCATCGGGCCAGCCGATTGTATTGATGGCCGATTGCCAAACGACAGGCGGGTATCCACGGATTGCCCAAGTCATTGCGGCGGATTTGCCGATCTTAGCGCAGGCACGGCCGGGAGATATCATTCAATTTCAACCAGTATCATGGCAGGAAGCACGCCAGCTATATACGGAACGGGAACAGCAAATGAAAAGATGGAAACGAATGATTCAACAAAAGTGGAGGGAAGTTCATGACGCGCATTGA
- the pxpB gene encoding 5-oxoprolinase subunit PxpB, with the protein MDYTMFPLSEYAVTIRFSTEVDEAVNDYVHRVAIFLEQQKKDGILDIVPTFSSVTVYYDPLVVGSYEEICEWLRTELERVEQVKAPPSRTVVIPVCYGGEFGPDLEEVARFHGMTEDEVIAIHAQGRYRVYMIGFAPGFAYLGGLSPKIATPRRATPRTHVPAGSVGIAGSQTGVYPLATPGGWQIIGRTPLALFRPDHDDPSLLRAGDIVQFRPITEEQYRMWENEHDSSNT; encoded by the coding sequence ATGGATTATACGATGTTTCCGTTAAGTGAATATGCGGTGACGATTCGTTTTTCCACGGAAGTGGATGAAGCGGTGAATGATTACGTTCATCGTGTCGCCATTTTTTTAGAACAACAGAAAAAGGATGGTATTTTGGATATTGTTCCAACGTTTTCATCGGTGACGGTGTATTACGATCCGCTTGTCGTTGGAAGCTACGAGGAAATATGCGAGTGGCTGAGAACTGAGCTTGAGCGGGTTGAACAGGTGAAAGCGCCGCCATCACGAACCGTTGTCATTCCCGTCTGTTACGGTGGAGAGTTTGGCCCTGATTTAGAAGAAGTCGCCCGCTTTCACGGGATGACGGAAGACGAGGTCATTGCCATTCATGCGCAAGGGCGCTATCGCGTTTATATGATTGGTTTCGCTCCAGGTTTTGCCTATTTGGGAGGACTGTCGCCTAAAATCGCAACACCGCGCCGCGCCACGCCAAGAACGCACGTGCCAGCCGGGTCGGTTGGCATCGCCGGCAGCCAGACCGGAGTGTATCCACTAGCGACTCCAGGAGGATGGCAAATTATCGGAAGAACGCCGCTTGCCTTATTCCGTCCAGATCATGACGATCCTAGTTTGCTTCGTGCGGGAGATATCGTACAATTTCGTCCAATTACCGAAGAACAGTATAGGATGTGGGAGAATGAGCACGATTCAAGTAATACATAG
- a CDS encoding pyridoxamine 5'-phosphate oxidase family protein → MRRDMLECKDEQKINRFLQEALTGFLGLADGEEPYVVPLNFVWWNGCVYIHGAEEGRKIDMIQRNPRVCFTVSEHIGTMVHPVPAKTSTAYMSVMIFGTAEVVSDLREATDALEQMLRKYVPGYFDRPLSERHVSSYRSSAGSATVVIKIVPDRITAKEKPLEEERQFYRGRTVRDDIGRIF, encoded by the coding sequence ATGAGAAGGGACATGTTGGAGTGCAAAGACGAACAAAAAATCAACCGGTTTTTACAGGAAGCGTTGACCGGCTTTTTAGGCTTGGCAGACGGAGAAGAGCCGTATGTCGTGCCGCTGAATTTCGTATGGTGGAACGGTTGTGTATATATACATGGAGCGGAAGAAGGAAGAAAAATCGATATGATCCAGCGCAATCCGCGCGTCTGCTTTACCGTCAGCGAGCATATCGGCACGATGGTACATCCCGTGCCAGCCAAAACAAGCACTGCTTATATGAGCGTGATGATATTCGGAACAGCGGAGGTCGTTTCCGATTTACGTGAAGCAACAGATGCGCTGGAACAAATGCTCCGCAAATATGTGCCGGGCTATTTTGACCGTCCGCTTTCCGAGAGGCATGTATCATCATACCGCTCATCAGCAGGGAGCGCCACCGTTGTCATCAAAATCGTTCCTGACCGTATTACAGCGAAAGAAAAACCGTTAGAGGAAGAGCGTCAGTTTTATAGAGGAAGAACCGTACGGGACGATATCGGCAGAATTTTTTGA
- a CDS encoding PLP-dependent aminotransferase family protein: MELQPILDPTNGTPLYMQLYTYIKEEITNGHLKKGSKLPSIRALSQHLAISKTTVETAYQQLLAEGYIESKPRVGFIVQELEEPLAPQVPQIDVLAEAPKTNPIRYNFRYGHIDLDHFSLKTWRKCLLEALDSEQSALLWYGERKGDIDLREEIQRYLYYARGIHCSPEQIVIGSGTPQLIGLLCQLFDFRHDVVALENPCYNVIRTVFQNHHFSILPIELEEDGLNIDQLQTTNAKVVYVTPSHQLPLGMVLPIGKRQKLLKWAQQSNGFIIEDDYDSEFRYGSKPIPALKALDTEDRVVYIGTFSKVFTPAIRTSYMVLPQRLLARFHERCANYHQTVATIVQKALARFMREGHFERHVRRMRTIYAKKRQALIGAIREYFGDQATIIGDKAGLHLLVEIKDKDAAELVQKAEQAGILVYSAAKYWFGNGGTPPPYLLLGFGGMSEKDIRAGIRELKRVWEI, from the coding sequence GTGGAATTGCAACCCATTCTCGATCCAACAAACGGCACACCGCTTTACATGCAGCTGTATACATATATAAAAGAGGAAATCACAAACGGCCATCTTAAAAAAGGAAGCAAACTCCCCTCGATTCGCGCGCTTTCCCAGCATTTAGCCATCAGCAAAACCACCGTCGAAACTGCATACCAGCAACTTCTTGCCGAAGGATATATCGAAAGCAAACCGCGCGTAGGGTTTATTGTTCAAGAACTAGAAGAACCTCTCGCACCGCAGGTTCCCCAAATCGATGTTCTGGCGGAGGCTCCAAAAACCAATCCCATTCGCTACAACTTTCGCTACGGACATATTGACCTTGACCATTTTTCGCTGAAAACATGGCGAAAATGTCTTCTCGAAGCGCTCGATTCCGAACAAAGCGCATTATTATGGTATGGAGAACGTAAAGGAGATATCGACTTGCGCGAGGAAATTCAACGCTATTTGTACTACGCACGCGGCATTCACTGTTCTCCAGAACAAATCGTTATCGGCTCTGGCACGCCACAACTGATTGGTCTCTTATGCCAGCTGTTCGACTTTCGGCACGATGTGGTCGCTTTAGAAAACCCTTGTTATAATGTCATTCGCACCGTGTTTCAAAATCACCATTTTTCTATTCTCCCGATTGAACTGGAAGAAGATGGGCTGAACATCGACCAGCTGCAAACAACCAACGCAAAAGTCGTTTATGTCACCCCTTCGCATCAATTGCCGCTTGGGATGGTGCTGCCGATCGGCAAGCGGCAAAAGCTGCTGAAATGGGCGCAGCAGTCAAACGGATTTATTATCGAAGACGATTACGATAGCGAATTCCGCTACGGGAGCAAACCGATCCCTGCGTTAAAAGCGCTCGATACAGAAGACCGCGTCGTTTATATCGGCACGTTTTCAAAAGTGTTCACCCCTGCCATCCGCACGAGTTATATGGTGCTGCCGCAACGTTTGCTGGCGCGGTTTCATGAACGCTGCGCCAACTATCACCAGACCGTCGCTACGATCGTACAAAAAGCGCTCGCCCGATTTATGCGTGAAGGCCATTTTGAACGCCATGTCCGCCGCATGCGCACCATCTACGCGAAAAAACGGCAGGCGCTTATCGGAGCGATTCGCGAATACTTCGGTGATCAAGCAACGATCATCGGCGACAAAGCGGGGCTCCATCTTCTTGTAGAAATAAAGGACAAGGACGCCGCCGAACTTGTGCAAAAAGCAGAACAAGCAGGCATTCTCGTCTATTCCGCAGCGAAATATTGGTTTGGAAACGGCGGAACGCCGCCTCCGTATCTTTTGCTCGGCTTTGGAGGAATGAGCGAGAAGGACATCCGAGCTGGAATTCGCGAACTAAAACGGGTATGGGAGATTTGA
- a CDS encoding bifunctional ADP-dependent NAD(P)H-hydrate dehydratase/NAD(P)H-hydrate epimerase, whose protein sequence is MHIVSAAEMYEIDRDTVEQIGISADSLMENAGQALFHVLCERIPRSARVVVLAGTGNNGGDGFVVARMLKSYGYDADLWLIPPKEKIKGAAKTALEVYERSGYDWKPYAGNEQAFATYILQYDVIIDALLGIGMKGEVRLPYKKIIELVNRSHAIVYAIDIPSGTQADGGETETAIRADVTITIQCPKLGAYTFPTADYYGELLVVDIGIPPLAVKRNAAPRFVWKEDDVVRTLPKRKRSSHKGTHGKLLVVGGSRPMTGAITLTAKAALRSGAGLLTMAVPDDIYSVVANRVPEAMYYPCPARDGVFSGALDVSALDIDAIAIGPGLGRTDEVRDLVSAIVQQPVPLVIDADALFFWNEYTALIRERKAATVVTPHPGEMARMLNLSIRDIEGDRFGTSKRLAMEYGIYVVLKGPYTIVTTPDGSQYVNTTGNPALAKGGSGDVLTGIVSAFLLQHHSTQEAISNAVWVHGKAADMLVERGHSQWDVLAGDLIEAIPSVLAYVQEKQ, encoded by the coding sequence ATGCATATCGTTTCAGCCGCAGAAATGTACGAAATCGACCGCGACACGGTTGAACAAATCGGCATCAGCGCCGATTCTTTGATGGAAAACGCCGGACAAGCGCTGTTTCATGTGTTGTGCGAACGCATTCCTCGTTCGGCGCGTGTGGTAGTGTTAGCGGGAACAGGGAATAACGGCGGTGATGGATTTGTCGTCGCAAGAATGTTGAAAAGCTACGGATATGATGCTGATTTATGGCTTATTCCGCCAAAAGAAAAGATAAAAGGTGCGGCGAAAACGGCGCTTGAGGTGTATGAGCGTTCCGGATATGACTGGAAACCATATGCGGGAAATGAACAAGCGTTTGCCACGTACATTTTACAATACGATGTCATTATTGACGCCTTGCTTGGCATTGGCATGAAAGGGGAGGTGCGGCTGCCGTATAAAAAGATTATTGAGCTTGTCAACCGCTCCCACGCTATTGTCTATGCGATCGATATTCCGAGCGGAACCCAAGCGGATGGGGGAGAGACTGAAACCGCGATTCGTGCCGATGTAACCATCACCATTCAATGTCCGAAACTTGGGGCGTACACGTTCCCGACGGCCGATTATTACGGGGAGCTTCTTGTTGTTGACATTGGCATTCCGCCGCTTGCCGTCAAGCGGAATGCCGCGCCCCGCTTTGTATGGAAAGAGGACGATGTCGTGCGGACGTTGCCAAAACGGAAACGGTCATCCCATAAAGGAACGCATGGAAAGCTGCTTGTTGTTGGCGGTTCTCGTCCGATGACAGGAGCGATTACGTTAACGGCCAAAGCGGCGCTGCGAAGCGGAGCAGGATTATTGACAATGGCGGTGCCGGATGACATTTATTCCGTTGTCGCCAACCGCGTTCCGGAAGCGATGTACTATCCATGTCCGGCACGGGACGGAGTGTTTTCCGGCGCCTTGGATGTATCGGCGCTCGATATCGATGCGATCGCGATTGGCCCGGGGCTTGGCCGTACGGACGAGGTCCGCGATCTTGTTTCCGCCATCGTGCAGCAGCCAGTGCCGCTTGTTATTGATGCCGACGCCCTCTTTTTCTGGAACGAGTACACCGCACTAATTCGTGAACGAAAAGCGGCAACAGTGGTCACCCCGCATCCCGGGGAAATGGCGCGCATGCTCAATCTATCGATCCGTGACATCGAAGGTGATCGTTTTGGTACTTCGAAGCGGCTTGCAATGGAGTACGGCATCTACGTCGTGTTGAAAGGACCTTATACGATTGTGACAACGCCAGACGGTTCGCAATACGTTAACACAACCGGAAATCCCGCCTTGGCAAAAGGCGGAAGCGGTGATGTACTGACGGGTATCGTTTCCGCGTTTCTCCTGCAGCATCATTCCACACAAGAAGCCATCAGCAACGCCGTCTGGGTTCACGGAAAAGCTGCCGATATGCTTGTAGAACGCGGTCATTCACAATGGGACGTGCTCGCTGGCGATTTGATCGAAGCAATTCCTTCGGTGCTTGCTTATGTGCAGGAAAAACAATAG
- a CDS encoding methionine ABC transporter ATP-binding protein — MIEIKNVTKIYSTKKKQVVGVDNVSLTIQDGEIFGIIGYSGAGKSSLLRCLNLLERPTSGQIIIDGVDLTALNSKQLRQARLKIGMIFQHFYLVSSKTVFENVAFALKAAKKPKEEIEKRVNELLEMVGLSDKRDAYPSQLSGGQKQRVGIARALANDPTVLLCDEATSALDPSTTKSILTLLKKINRELGITIVLITHEMEVVKDICDRVAVMQNGKIIELGTVYDIFTNPKEELTKSFINSVLRFELPDHLLQKRTGTIVKIQFKGKTAEEAIVSDMLQAFKVKGNILHGKIEYIQEMPLGIFVMELTGEPEEIERAINYISQRTNGLEVIAHAA; from the coding sequence ATGATCGAAATAAAAAATGTAACAAAAATCTATTCCACGAAAAAGAAACAAGTTGTCGGCGTCGACAACGTATCCTTAACCATTCAAGACGGGGAGATCTTTGGAATCATCGGCTATAGCGGTGCCGGCAAAAGCTCGTTGCTGCGTTGCTTAAATCTTTTAGAACGCCCGACATCTGGCCAAATCATCATCGATGGTGTCGATTTAACGGCATTGAACAGCAAACAGCTGCGGCAGGCCCGCTTAAAAATCGGAATGATTTTTCAACACTTTTATCTTGTCAGCTCCAAAACGGTATTTGAAAATGTCGCATTTGCCTTAAAAGCGGCAAAAAAACCAAAAGAAGAAATTGAAAAAAGAGTCAATGAATTGCTTGAAATGGTCGGGCTTTCCGATAAGCGGGACGCGTACCCTTCTCAGCTAAGCGGCGGTCAAAAGCAGCGGGTCGGCATCGCTCGGGCACTTGCCAACGACCCGACCGTCCTCTTGTGCGACGAAGCAACATCGGCGTTAGACCCAAGTACAACCAAATCGATTTTGACGCTGTTGAAAAAAATCAACCGTGAACTTGGCATTACGATTGTGCTGATTACGCATGAAATGGAAGTAGTCAAAGATATATGCGACCGCGTCGCCGTCATGCAAAACGGGAAAATCATCGAATTAGGTACCGTATATGACATTTTTACAAATCCGAAAGAAGAATTAACAAAGTCCTTTATCAATAGTGTATTGCGGTTTGAACTCCCTGATCATCTGCTGCAGAAGCGGACAGGAACGATTGTCAAAATCCAGTTCAAAGGGAAGACCGCCGAGGAAGCAATCGTTTCTGATATGCTACAAGCCTTTAAAGTAAAAGGCAATATTTTGCATGGAAAAATCGAGTATATTCAAGAGATGCCGCTCGGAATCTTTGTCATGGAGCTGACCGGCGAACCGGAAGAAATCGAGCGGGCCATTAACTACATTTCGCAAAGAACGAACGGATTGGAAGTGATTGCACATGCTGCTTGA
- a CDS encoding methionine ABC transporter permease gives MLLDALIDLIPELNKAFLETIYMVAISLFVAILAGLPLGILLFVTDRGLFLENTVVKSVLGFIVNMIRSIPFVILLVGLLPLTKLITGTTIGPTAASVSLSVAAVPFFARIVETSLREIEKGVIEAAVAVGATPWMIIKDVLLPEARPGIVHGITITTISLVGYSAMAGIVGGGGIGDLAIRFGYYRYDNTVMITTIAILICLVQIIQFAGDRIARLVDKR, from the coding sequence ATGCTGCTTGATGCGTTAATTGATTTAATTCCCGAACTGAACAAAGCGTTTTTAGAGACGATTTATATGGTGGCAATTTCCCTTTTCGTCGCGATCCTTGCCGGTTTGCCGCTCGGAATTCTCCTCTTCGTCACCGACCGCGGGCTGTTTTTGGAGAACACAGTGGTCAAATCCGTCCTTGGCTTTATCGTCAATATGATTCGCTCGATACCGTTTGTCATCTTGCTCGTCGGGCTGTTGCCGCTTACGAAACTGATTACCGGAACAACGATCGGACCTACTGCTGCGTCCGTATCTTTGTCGGTCGCTGCCGTTCCGTTTTTTGCAAGAATTGTAGAAACATCCTTGCGGGAAATCGAAAAAGGGGTAATCGAAGCGGCGGTTGCCGTTGGCGCGACACCGTGGATGATTATCAAAGATGTGCTGCTGCCTGAGGCACGCCCTGGCATTGTGCATGGAATTACAATCACAACGATTAGTTTAGTTGGATATTCGGCAATGGCTGGAATTGTCGGCGGCGGAGGCATCGGCGACCTTGCCATTCGCTTCGGGTATTACCGCTACGACAATACCGTTATGATTACAACGATCGCCATTTTAATTTGTCTTGTCCAAATCATTCAGTTTGCCGGCGACCGCATCGCCCGCTTGGTCGATAAGCGGTGA